The Astatotilapia calliptera chromosome 2, fAstCal1.2, whole genome shotgun sequence genome includes a window with the following:
- the LOC113030586 gene encoding transmembrane emp24 domain-containing protein 11, whose protein sequence is MGLQGTGFLLQCYLMLAAAMFFHLGEQEEKCIIEEIPEDTLVTGFFLLEPWDVKALSKLPQLGLTVTVKDSNSEIMLSKRYGKFGKFTFTAHTSGQHFLCFKTNSTSFSVFAHERLKLHLDVQMGGFTVGHNTDRTKDSMEALENSLRHLTEQMIHITRQQEFQREKEEVFRQISENTNSKVLWWAAVQTSILLVVGFWQMKRLKDFFIEKKLV, encoded by the exons ATGGGTTTGCAAGGCACTGGCTTTCTCCTTCAGTGTTACCTGATGCTGGCTGCTGCCATGTTTTTTCATCTtggagagcaggaggagaaatGCATCATTGAGGAGATTCCTGAAGACACACTAGTGACCG gcttttttcttttggagcCTTGGGATGTGAAGGCGTTATCAAAATTACCTCAACTTGGCCTCACTGTGACAGTAAAAGATTCAAACAGTGAG ATTATGTTGTCCAAGCGATATGGGAAATTTGGTAAATTCACCTTCACAGCTCACACTTCTGGTCagcattttctttgctttaaaacaaactcgacaagtttttctgtctttgcccATGAACGTCTG AAGCTACATTTGGATGTACAAATGGGAGGGTTCACAGTTGGTCACAATACTGATAGGACCAAGGACAGCATGGAGGCCCTGGAGAACAGTCTTAGACACCTGACGGAGCAGATGATTCACATTACCAGGCAGCAGGAGTTCCAGAgg gagaaggaggaggtatTTCGTCAGATCAGTGAGAACACCAACAGCAAAGTGTTGTGGTGGGCTGCAGTGCAGACCTCCATTCTGCTGGTGGTTGGTTTCTGGCAGATGAAAAGACTCAAAGACTTCTTCATCGAGAAGAAACTGGTCTGA
- the rnf212 gene encoding putative E3 SUMO-protein ligase RNF212: MASWVCCNSCFLPQSADRKLAVTSCGHVICSGCYQRGYQRGQPGSCYICNAKCQLSPLSDKSSPGVKALFSNIKVVAAKHLTEISQVIKYQEKHQKRLFTHYEQRNEKLEEAVVRMKQEMQQMTKKLNEQSAYIAKLENALKLQSTKASSGHHMSHSSQTPHGHKPVLQIPYNSVSLSRHSSATNVTENMEVDQRSLFWKPNSGSFIRASQDGWTGTMPHRSSNPNMSASHAACSATVSRFQGGPFTPDVSFGQSSGWKSPIFRPPSSSRHSMS; encoded by the exons ATGGCTTCCTGGGTTTGCTGCAATTCCTGCTTTCTTCCTCAAAGTGCCGACCGCAAACTGGCGGTCACAAGCTGTGGCCATGTCATCTGTAGTGGTTGTTATCAGAGAGGTTATCAGAGAG GCCAACCAGGCAGCTGTTATATCTGCAACGCTAAATGCCAACTGTCACCACTGTCTGACAAA AGCAGCCCTGGTGTGAAGGCCCTTTTCTCAAACATCAAGGTGGTGGCAGCCAAGCACTTAACGGAAATCAGCCAA GTTATAAAGTACcaggaaaaacatcaaaagagGCTCTTCACTCACTACGAGCAAAGG AATGAAAAGCTGGAGGAGGCAGTAGTGAGGATGAAGCAAGAAATGCAGCAGATGACAAA GAAGCTGAATGAACAGAGTGCCTACATTGCTAAGCTGGAAAATGCACTAAAGCTTCAGAG TACCAAAGCTTCATCTGGGCACCATATGAGCCATAGTTCCCAAACCCCACATGGACATAAACCAG TCTTACAGATACCATATAACTCTGTGTCCCTCTCACGACACTCTTCAGCTACTAATGT CACTGAAAACATGGAGGTGGATCAAAGGAGCCTGTTCTGGAAA CCTAACTCTGGCTCATTTATCAGAGCTTCACAAGATGGATGGACTG GCACCATGCCTCACAGATCGTCCAACCCAAACATGTCAGCCAGTCACGCCGCATGCTCAGCCACAGTGAG CCGTTTTCAAGGAGGACCTTTTACCCCAGACGTGTCATTCGGCCAGAGTTCTGGATGGAAGTCTCCAATCTTTAGACCACCGTCCTCCTCCAGGCACTCCATGTCCTAA